In the Mesorhizobium sp. WSM2240 genome, GACCACGGCGAGCGTCTTTTCCGGATGCCGTACATTGCGGCCGGTCATGCGCAGCCCTTCGAAGGCCTGCGGGCTGGTCACCTCGTGCACAAGATGACGGTCGATGTAGAGCAGGCAGGTGCCGTCGTTCTGGCGGTCGACGACATGGTCGTCGAATATCTTGTCGTAGAGGGTGCGCGGTGCGCTCATTTGCGTAAATCCGTCGATGAGGAAGAGATAAAGGACTTCAGCCGAAGCCGTAAGCCGCCGGCCCGAGTGACAGGCTCAGATAAGTCGGCTGGTTAGTGCGCCGGAAATCCGCGCAAAGAACCGTGCAGGCAGGCGCTTCTTGTCCTGCAGCACGAAACCCTTGTAGGCCGGATTTCCGAACAGTTCTTCCATGCGGCGCTCTTATCAATGTTTTGGGAGTTGGGCAATTGCCTCCGCCGGCAGCGAAACACTGCGATCCCCTACACTGCGCCCAGAGTTACCGATCCGATGGCTGCGCATGCGAGGGATCATCCGGCTTGGGCTCGACCGTCCGCTGGGCTTTGTCGCCCCCTGCCGAATTGTTGAAATCCGGACCTTTGTTCAGGTCGAGCCGGGTCTCGAGTGTTTGCAGCAATCCCAGGACGATCAAGGCCAGCACAGTGCCGAAGGCGGCGATCTGCCAAAGGCCAAGCCCGGCGGCGAGACCGATGGCGCCGGCCAGCCACATTCCGGCGCCGGTCGTCAGTCCGTGCACCTCGCCGCGCGCAAACAGGATCGTTCCGGCAGCGAGGAAGGCCACTCCTGCGGTCACCGCCTCGACCACGCGGATCGGGTCGAGCCGGACCGCATCGTCAACGAACATCGGCGCATTGACGATCTCGATGGTCAGAATGGCGAAGGTCGCTGAGGCGACGCAAACGAGAATATGCGTTCGCAAGCCCGCGGGACGATTGCGCCATTCGCGCTCGAAGCCGATCGCTGCGCCGAAGATCGTTGCCAGAAGCAGCCTGGCGGCTATTACCGGAAATCCCGTGAATGTACGGTGGCCGAATTCTTCCAGAAGCTGTTCCATAAAACCCTCGAGCGACACGGCAGTAACGTGCCGGCTGGAAGGCGGTTCCGGAGG is a window encoding:
- a CDS encoding MgtC/SapB family protein produces the protein MEQLLEEFGHRTFTGFPVIAARLLLATIFGAAIGFEREWRNRPAGLRTHILVCVASATFAILTIEIVNAPMFVDDAVRLDPIRVVEAVTAGVAFLAAGTILFARGEVHGLTTGAGMWLAGAIGLAAGLGLWQIAAFGTVLALIVLGLLQTLETRLDLNKGPDFNNSAGGDKAQRTVEPKPDDPSHAQPSDR